A window of Bactrocera dorsalis isolate Fly_Bdor chromosome 4, ASM2337382v1, whole genome shotgun sequence genomic DNA:
attattatataaataaattttttaaatttaaacggCTTCGTTTTTCATAACAAAGTTGATTTTAGTTTGCTTTGAAATCCTACTTTTCATTTCCTCTTCCTAAAATCGATATAAAAGCATTTATCGATAAATTCTCTCCACAGAATGACAGGACTCATACAAGACAGCATACAACAATACGCTTATACATAATAAACACAGCtcgaaaaatcattacttttgcATTGTTGGAAAATTTTCGTGGCTGCATTAAAAAGCGCATTAATTCTCATTTAAACAAggtataaatatagaaattatacaaaatgtgcgcaataatacaataaaatcagtttatatcacgaaattattgaaatgtgtaaaaaatacTAGTAAATTAAGTTTGCAATCATACGCCCCTTTGCCGAAAAAGTGAGACTTCGCTGACACTGAGtgacacatatttatgtacatatgtacacatgtacatatgtatctatatttttgtataCGCTCAGCGGTTGTGTAGACGTGCCGGAAGATATTGAttaaaagcaaatgaaatttaactaaaagttattatattaattagcAAGCATAATAATTATTTGGTTTCGCGCTCTCTTTCTGCAGTTAAACTCAATTCTTAAGACAACATGACTGACTCCAAGTATTTTACAACTACTAAGAAGGGTGAAATCTTTGAACTCAAATCCGAGTTGAACAATGacaagaaagaaaagaaaaaggaagCTGTGAAGAAGGTATAGTCAAATAGCAAACATACTGATACACAAATACTTAATATTTCCTGTCAATATTTAAGGTCATCGCCAGCATGACGGTGGGCAAAGATGTATCTGCGCTATTTCCCGATGTCGTCAATTGTATGCAAACAGATAATTTGGAGTTGAAAAAATTGGTATACTTGTATTTAATGAACTACGCCAAATCGCAGCCGGATATGGCAATAATGGCTGTTAATACTTTtgtaaaggtagatatttaatTGTATACGAGGCAAGGTTTTTACATTTTAGTTACTATGCAGGATTGTGAGGATTCCAATCCACTCATACGCGCATTGGCTGTGCGCACCATGGGCTGCATACGTGTTGATAAAATCACCGAATATTTATGCGAGCCACTACGCAAGTGCTTGAAAGACGAAGATCCTTACGTGCGCAAGACAGCTGCTGTATGCGTCGCAAAGCTTTATGATATCTCCTCCTCAATGGTAAATgcagtatatatttattttttgtatgcaaatttcTAATACATGTACATTAGGTAGAGGATCAAGGCTTTTTGGATCAGCTTAAGGATCTACTCTCTGATTCAAACCCCATGGTTGTGGCTAACGCCGTTGCTGCGCTAAGTGAAATCAATGAGGCTAGTCAGTCTGGCCAACCGTTGGTTGAAATGAATTCAGTAACTATCAATAAATTACTCACTGCACTTAATGAGTGCACCGAATGGGGACAAGTGTTTATACTCGACTCGCTGGCCAACTACAGTCCCAAAGACGAGCGTGAGGCGCAGTCTATTTGCGAACGTATTACACCACGTTTGGCACACGCCAATGCGGCAGTGGTTTTGAGCGCTGTAAAAGTGCTCATGAAACTGTTGGAAATGCTTTCAAATGATAGCGACTTCTGCGCAACGCTCACAAAGAAATTAGCGCCACCATTGGTTACACTGCTCTCGTCAGAGCCTGAGGTGCAGTATGTTGCTTTACGTAACATTAATTTGATTGTGCAGAAACGGCCCGACATACTTAAGCACGAGATGAAAGTATTCTTTGTCAAGTACAACGATCCCATTTATGTGAAATTGGAAAAACTTGACATCATGATACGTTTGGCTAATCAAACCAACATTGCCCAAGTGCTCAGCGAGCTGAAGGAGTACGCTACAGAGGTGGATGTAGATTTCGTGCGCAAGGCAGTACGTGCCATCGGACGCTGCGCCATTAAGGTAATTATAACTTATTttggttttaagtttttttttttgtaaataattttttaatataaattttttctcgtCACTTTAAGGTTGAGCCGTCGGCTGAGCGCTGCGTTTCCACGCTACTCGATCTGATTCAAACCAAAGTCAACTACGTGGTACAAGAGGCAATTGTTGTCATCAAGGACATCTTCCGCAAATACCCGAACAAATACGAGAGCATTATCAGCACATTGTGCGAAAATCTCGACACGCTAGATGAGCCAGAGGCACGTGCCTCTATGGTTTGGATCATTGGCGAGTATGCCGAACGGATTGACAACGCCGACGAACTGCTCGATAGTTTCTTGGAAGGCTTCCAAGACGAAAATGCACAAGTGCAACTGCAACTGCTAACCGCCGTCGTCAAGCTGTTCTTGAAACGCCCATCTGATACACAAGAGTTGGTGCAGCATGTGCTCTCATTGGCAACGCAAGACTCCGATAACCCCGACTTGCGTGATCGCGGTTTCATATACTGGCGCCTGCTGTCAACCGATCCAGCTGCGGCCAAAGAAGTTGTCTTGGCTGACAAACCGTTGATTTCGGAAGAAACTGATTTGCTTGAGCCTACGCTATTGGACGAGCTGATCTGTCACATCAGCTCATTGGCTAGTGTGTACCACAAACCGCCCACGGCATTTGTTGAAGGACGCGGTGCTGGCGTACGCAAATCGCTCCCAAATCGTGCACCGGCAGCCGGCACTGCCGAGCCGGAGGCTGGTGGCGAAGCTATGGTCATACCAAACCAGGAGTCGTTGATTGGAGACTTGCTATCTATGGACATTAATGCGCCCGCCATGCCTGCGGCTGCGCCAACCACCAGCAATGTTGATCTGCTAGGTGGCGGTTTGGATATTTTGGTAAGCATATAAGCAtcttttatatgaaattattctATAAAATATTGACTTTATCACCGTTACAGCTTGGCGGCGGTCCAACCGAACCCGCAGCTGGCGGCGCTAGCAGCCTGCTTGGCGACATCTTCGGTCTGTCCGGCGGCGCTCTCACTGCAGGCGTGCAAATACCGAAAATCGTTTGGCTACCCGCCGAAAAGGGCAAGGGACTCGAAATACAAGGCTCATTCTCGCGTCGCAACGGTGAAATCTTTATGGATATGACACTAACCAACAAAGCTATGCAGCCAATGAGCGGTTTTGCCATACAATTGAACAAAAACAGCTTCGGCTTGATGCCTGCCTCACCCATGCAAGTGGCACCATTGCCACCAAACCAAACCACTGAAGCCACACTGCCACTAGGCACACACGGACCGGTGCAACGCATGGAACCATTGAATAATTTACAAGTTGCTGTCAAGAACAACATAGACATATTCTATTTTGCGTGCTTAGTGCATGGTAATGTGCTCTTTGCCGAGGACGGTCAGCTGGATAAACGTGTGTTCTTGAACACCTGGAAGGAGATACCCGCTGCCAATGAGGTACAATACAGTCTAAGCGGTGTAATTGGCACCACCGATGGCATTGCCTCGAAAATGACCACCAACAATGTATTTACCATTGCCAAGCGCAACGTGGAGGGTCAGGACATGCTGTATCAGTCGCTCAAATTAACCAACAACATTTGGGTGCTGCTCGAACTAAAGCTGCAGCCGGGCAATCCCGATGCTACGCTCAGTCTTAAGTCGCGCTCGGTGGAGGTGGCGCCCATGATTTTCGCCGCCTACGAGGCCATCATACGCTCACCATAAGCAGTCGGCGCGTGGAAATAAGCAGCATTAACAACACTTGTTAAAGTTTAATGCATAAAATATGCCGTATATGAAACCAACTGTATGCAATTactcaattcaaaatttatgcaaatatcgAAATATAAGTATTCTAATACAGCGCAAATTTATTCcccaattataattttgttttcataaattgtTGTAAGCAGAATGTTACGAATTGcgaaaaatgttaaatgttaatcaaattaaataataactaatatagaaaaaatatatgtggtcTGTCGAAAAGTTGTTCGAGTGAAACATTCCTAagcattgaaatttaaaaacaattgcgATTGCTTTAAAGTATGgaataaaatcaatattaatatacatatattacaaacatacatacatgctatatacatacatacatatataataaaaaaaaatatttgaaaaaataaaatatagattttgaatttcggaaatttcaaaaaagtgtgGGTTCGACCATATCGATATTCGATGTCTTTATGCGCgtcaaaagaataaaaattcctttaaaatatttcttcttaATTCCAAATAAATGCACTTTGTCAAATAGTAAGCATCGAAATAGCACGTTTTCGCTTTAAAATGTGAtttctgcaacaacaacaacagcaactacgCTACATTCGTATTCACAACAAGGCATATTGCATTTCGAGGAAATCATCAAGATACACATCACATTACCGAACACGAACAGATATTCCAAGTATAATGAAAATCCAGTGCAAACAACCCACAAAATTTCGCCGAATCGTACTCGCTGCACAGCTGATGTGCCAGACATGAACTTTTAATTCAgttgaaagatttcttaactctTTAATGAAGCTATTTGTATGGTGGATACTTCTTGGAATGGCAATCAGTTGGCTGCGCTTCttgtttgtgtaaattttttgttatttttagtttaagttttcGAAAACGAGTTGCGTATAAAAtccgtaaaattaaaaaataatcgcaAACGACgagttaattttaaaaaatcttaatataGAACTATCATAATCTCTATAGAATGAAGTTAGGTCTAACTAGAGCCCGAAATGACCCTTCTAGAGACATTCGCTCTTCGAGTGCGTAGCCTGAAGTTAGTCAAAGAACTGCGAATTCTTCATTTGAGGTTTGATTTGAAGACAACTTTTAGCTTGAACCCTAGGCTCGGACATGAATGGAAAGGTTGTGCTATATTTCATGATTACATCGTAGATGACGTAAACAGTTAATATACGGTTAGTGGTCTTAACAAAACCATTTAGTCTACCAAGATAGACTAAGTGAAcgaaattttacgaaaattagCTTAGTTAATTTGTGTTCGGAGAGTTTCTCTGAGCCTCTGGGCTATAGTCAATGTTTCATTTACTTTTGAGATCATTAATACCGCGATATCACGGTCTTAATTTCCTCTTTCTTCCTTCCTTACTCTACTAAATTGGGTTTCTCAGCGTAATTGGCAATATCAGCTGTTTTTTGAGCCatgaaataagtaaatataaaccgttgaaaattaaaaatagtaaaaaaatataaaaatagtaaaaaaaaaaaaataaaaaatagtaaaaaaaaaaataaaaaataatttaaaaaaataaaaaataattaaaaaaaataaaaaaaaaaacataaaaaataattaaaaaaataataataattaagaaaaaaaatatatatattttagttaataataaataaaaaacataaaaaataattaaaaaaataaaaaataataaaaataattaagaaaaaatatatatatttattagttaataatagagttttaaattaaaaaataataaaagcaaaaaaaatatcaaaaattttgcaaacaaatgttgaagaaaatatgtatattcgaaGTACGTAAATATAACCTCTATtcatattcaatttaaaaaaggataagtaaaacttaaaagaattacagagaaataaaaactaaacaataaaaaacaaattaacaaaaaaaatttaattaaaaaaatatttgtaaaaattaaaggatcacatataaaaataaaaaaatgagaaatttaGAATATGGTATACTATTATACTCTCGAAAACTTCGCCCGTTTAAATGATGAAAACAACATTTTATAcacattaataattaataattaatatttttattttttttagtttttgcttaCAATTAATACAATGTAATATCTAGCTTAAACTACAGAAATTAAAATAGCatgacatacataaatatatatatgtatatatatctttttttttaaacgttatattatgtactttttttgttttatgtatgtattttttttttgtttctttagcAGAACGCAAGGCCAcaggaataaaaaaaagtgagttactgcaaaaatacaaaaaagtttattaaaaaatatattttttaaggaaactATTCAACAATGCCACAGTTggctttgaaaaataatgcgaagCCATTTAGATCATCAATCTTAACCTAAAAGAAAAATCATCTGTTGGTAAATAGAGTTagactataatatataaaactaagAGTTTTACTGAGATTACTTGATTTTTAGCTAACGTTATGAAATACAGGAAAATACTTCTACAAAACAATGGGttaaaacaaaatgaattacaaagtaaaataaaatacaacaaaatgtattaataaatataaaaagaaaaataaaaaagattaaaaaagttttaaggttatttaaacaaaattaagaatttaattaaaaaaaaaataatatttaaaaaattaaagaatttactaaaagaaaattaaaaattaaataattaaaaaaatttaaaactaaacaattttaaaaaagttaaaaatttaagagtttattagataaaaataatttaaaaaattttaaaatttattattagttaaaaaaattatttaaattaaagaattttaaaaaaagttttaaataataaagaatttatttaaaaaaaattaaaattaaataattaaaaaaagttatgtaaattaaaaaattttaaaaatgaaataattaaaaaaagttaaattaaagaatttaatagaaaacaaaaatgtatgaaatttttaaaatgtattaaaagaattttgattttttaaaacatgataattaaaaaaaaatcaaaaacattacaaaacaccaattaaaaacgaaaaaacggaacatttttctactttttctaaTCCAAACCATAATTTAGTGGTCAATAGGTTTACCATCTAGAGATCTAAAGACAccagtacaatttttttaatacgatAGAATTTTGATAGATTACTCGTATGTTAAATGCAATTTCATATAACGCATGACACCAAATATGTTATATACTATTTATCATTCCTAATTGGCAATAAACATAATATTTCTAATACAAGTGATAAGATAAaggataataaaatattctttttgtcTTATTTGCACAAATTACGCGCAGTTATTTCACTGTTCATACGTTTATACGAATTTGACGAAAGAAATATGCATTATTTGAGTGACAGCTATAGAAATGCTAGACTAACATGGCGCAATATGCTtactatgtacatgtatatatgcttatgactgtatatttatataaataatataatcagTTTCATTAGTAAtactattttgttgttgcagtgacAAAAACAATCTCAGTTTCATTAAAAAGCAGCGTCGACATTCGCCATTCATGAATGCCAGCGATCGGTGTACTTTACTTGTTTACGggaaacacaaaaatttttcacattaaTCACATATCTATATTAGTGATAAACAGTTGTCTCATAAtttgttattatataaaataccacacaccgacatacatacatacatatgtatataagttatgagctttatattgaaattatactAAGTATCATGGTGAATGTTAAAATTTATACTAAAAGCAAATAGTACGTGATGAAATTCACAAACGACTATCAACCGCTATCAACTGTATAATTAACATGTTTTAAATGCGtgttgaaaaacaatttttgtagcttaaaaatatatattattatttaggtTTGTAAAGCATTAATTTTAAAgcatatatgtttatgtgtagACAACCTCAAATGAGTCAAATTACAATTCttatttaattaacatattCGTTTAGCATAAATCActtgaaaagttaaaattttattataaacattgttaaaaaaaaccaataataattaaacaaaattaaaaaacaaaccaaaaataaaaatatataaaaattaccaaaattaataactaaatgaaaagaaacattaaaagaaagaaaatcacaattaactcaaaataataataattaaataacaataattaattaatattaaaaagattaaataaataattaataaaaaaataaacaattaaaatttctaaattttcaaaatcaaaaaaaaaaaaaaataaaaaaaaataaaaaaaaacatttaaaaaacgaaaaaacttaaagaaaaggggggaaaaaatatttttttcaaaaacgatGAAAACACTAGAAAGCATAAAAAACTCgctttacaaacatacattttcatttagtttgaattaatttattagATTTGTTTACTATGCTATAGTATATTCTTAGTTTAAACTATGctttgcaaattaattttttgtatagttATTTCGCTTTCATGAtacttatttgcttttataCTTAGGTACGCGTACATTATTCTTAAGCACTTTATATATTTGTACGTGTATAGTGTTAATCTCAGATTTTatgaaagtttattttatgaaagtttatgaaaatttgtacGTAAAAGCTGAATAACTGCtacgaaaaatcaaaatcatattttaaggttacatttgaaaaaaaaaatgaatatgaaaaACTGAAATTCGGCTTCTATAATTGACGcagttaatgtaattttttttaatatacatacatatgtataatattttttgcaaatcactaaaaaattgtattgacgGATCAATATGAAAAGCTTTCGTTAActaatacttaaaattttaaataaaattaatcaaattaattgTCCTACATTAAtatgttcaaaaaattaaaaaaatatgcgtttttaaaactattttagcCTTAAAACTTAAATGATTACCAAGTATTTAACCATAATGTCAAATTAATACTATCGGGTAAGCATTTAGccttcaataatttaaaaataaaacattaaaaatgttaTAGTGAACTTTTAAGTGAACGAATTCGTAAAACTGTAAGCAAATCGAGTTAAAATGCATTACAGCGTCACTTCAACTGCCAGAAAATGTTTTTGCTGCCTTCCCAAACTTTTAAGGTTAGAGTTCAACACATGCCACtgcatatgtactcgtatgtatatattttacctGCATGTATTTGTATAGCAAAATACCAAATCGAATTTTGTAGAGCTACAAACacagtatttgttgttgtttacatattttatgttgCACATGCAGTTGactgcatttgttgttgttaaccctCTAATGCCTATGCTGCTGACCGAATTCATTCATTTCACGTTGTGTCACATAGCCCATGAGACGCGGTTTAGTATCAGCTTGCTCTGGCCTGTGTGCTGTAGGCGCGCCCTGTGTCGGCGTTAGTTTGCCCAGCGCATCCAATGTTGTGTAACCGCTGAAATTCGTTATATTGGCATTGTTTAACGGCGAATGCGAGTCGCTGGCGCTCGCTGTTATCGGCGTGTTAAAGAGTAATGCTTGCAAAGTGCTTGGTTGCACGTAGGCGCTGTTGGATTGGCTGCCAGCAGCCGCTCCAGGCGTTGGTGCTTTATCATCGGCACTTGTGTTGGTGTTAACTGAGATTGCTGCACCCGTAACCTTTGGCTTATGTGCCTCAAGACTATCAACCGTTATATAACCGTTATTATTGCCAGCTGCGGCTTTCGGCTGCTGTTTCTGCTCTGTCCATATTGCTGGTGCTGCGCGCAAATCACTTGCATTTATATAATCGCTATTCGTACCTGCTTCAATGCCGCTGGCGCCTATTTGTGGCGGTTCAGCCCAAGCGCTGGGTGTGCTTAAAGCTGTGGGCTTTATGTAGCCATTATGGCCGACGGATTCATTTGCACTCTGTGCTGCTGTTGTTCCTGGTGTGTTTTGCGTTGGCCACTGTGGCAGCGTGGTCGGGCTAATGTAACCGCTGAAAGCGTTATTTGGTGGCGCAGTGTTCTTTTCCGTTGCTGCCGCAATTAACGTATTCGCTTGCACATAGCCGTGCGCGCTGGGTGGTGCAGTTACTGTGGCGTTCGCTTGTACTGGCGCCTTTGGCTGCATCCATGCCTGCACGTTGTCCGCCATCACGTAACCGCCAAGCACACCACCGGTTTGCACTTGCGCAGCTTGCACGTAGCCAGTAGGCTCCTCGGCTATGCACTGTAACGGTACTGCATCCTGTGCGCCCAGttcgctgttagcgccaccactACTACTTGTGCTGTCTATCAGGGAGTCAGCCGAACTTTCAGAGTTCAAGTAATCGCGCTTGTGATAGGCCAAATCCTCCTCACcactttcattttctgaattcTGCGTTTCCGCCAGTCCGCTAATACTACGTCCGAAACGCAGTCCTCCGCTCATGTAGCCCAAGTCATTCTGCTGTCTGCTTAACAGGTGATGCTCCTCGATGTGCAATCGCTCGTTGCTGTCGCTGAGCGGCTGAGCGTTAATGTTACGTGAGGTTGGCGTTGCTATGAAATCGACGACACCAACGCTACTACAGTTGACTATGTTGCTGTTGTaaccgccgccgccaccgccaccgccattCCGCTCCTTCGTGAGGTAGGCATCCACAAGCGCTGCGGGCAGCGTGCATTGTATATCACTcatcattttccattttttcgttGCGAAGAACATGAGCGCCATCAGCATCAGCGATGTGCAGACAATCATTAAGGTGATAACTGTAATTTTTCCTAGCTGTCGCTGTGAACAACCAAAACTTGTCAGCGGATACCAGTCCGATTTATACAACAAATAATTGTCTTTTTTGTGATATTGCATCAGTGCAGCCTTTTCCCGTTCCACATCCGCTGGATTGTCAGTACCGACACATGCATATTCATCGTTGTATTCGTAATTATTTGCATCGGGATCGAATTCGGTTTGGTATGCAATCACATCCTTCGGATTCACTTCGTTATTCTTGATCAAGCCCGCATTGATCGCACGCACTTCCACGTTGGTTTGATAGTCCGGATCGGGGCAGGCGGGCACACGCAGCACGCAACTAGTGCCGAAAACAACGGCTATGCGACGACGTTCGACATAATCACCGCGCATCACGGTTACAGCGACCTCATAGTAATCAACGCGACCGCCAGGCTGGCTGGGGCGGAACCACTTCAGCTGCACTTTATTGTTACTTGTTATTGTTTCGGAGTGAGCCATTTTAGAGGGGGCTAGTGAAAGAGGACATTATTCAAATGGTGAACAGAGAGATAGTgatagatattatattttttgagtaaaaattaaatatgtataaaaaagtttttagctATAGAAAATGAACGCAAACAAAAACATcacctaaaaaataatacaaaataaaaaatttaaaacaataaaaaaaaaattaatttaaataagatttaggtacaattttaaaaaactttttattaaaaattaaattttttttttaatttttttctcctttttgttgaaataaataaaaatatccacatttaaaaaattaattggaatcaattaaattttaatttaatcatcGAAATATTCTATAGTGTAAACTTACCGCTCATATAAGTTGTGAAGTGAATATCATTGCTGTGATTGGACTTGTACCTTGTGACCGCGATAACAAACACTTTATATGAGGTAAAACTGGTGAGATTCTCCAAAACGAAACTGATCTCGTCGGCGTAATCCAAGCGCGAGGCATTAACTACAAACTCATTATTGTTTAGCTTGACAATATACTGACGTATATAACCGTTGGCTTCACTCGGCGCCAGCCAAGTGATTTTCGCACTTGTATTTGTTAGCTCGGTCACTTGTAATTGTCGTGGTGGCGATGGTGCCGCTTCCAATGTACGCACCAGTAGTTGGTCATTCGGCTTGCCCGCCTTTACGTTGGAGAACATAAACATTTCCAAACGATACAGAGTAAAGGGTTTTAAACCTGTTATATTATACTTATTCCAATTCTTATCGATTGTTATGATAGTCGGGTCGCTAACACAAGCAGCCCTTTCAGCTGGCACAGTCTTGACGCTGCTGAATGGCTCAAACAGCCCACTCTCTACACTAGGCGGTGTTATGCTGTCGGTATCTGGTGTATTCGCCACCTCGCAATAGGTTAGATTGTAGCCGCTTAAAATTGATGGGCAAACTGTCTTCGAGCTCCACTGCACGCGCAATTCCGTGGCGGAGATGGACAAGATTTCGGGTTCCATAGGTTCAAAATCGGCATTCACATCTACGCTGCAAGACGTCCAATGCATACCGGTATTATAATCAATATAATTAGCGGATACGGCTAGCGTTAACGAGTGATCATGTTCGGCCGATTGTGGTTCCGTAGCAAAGCGTTGCGTTTTGCTGCTCACTTGACGGAAGTGTATTGAACCCTATGCGTTTGAAGTAAAATATAggttatggaaatttattttttgtttattttattaatgacACTTACTCTGCAATCTGTGGGCATGGCCAGTTTCGAATAACACCAATATACCGTATAATTTTGTAGACCCTCCTGCGCTTGTGGTGGCAGCCATGTTAGCGTGTAGGAACGATTTGTCTCATGATAGACATTATGTATGGAGTGTGGTGTATGGTGCTTGGCTAATCTACT
This region includes:
- the LOC105231994 gene encoding AP-1 complex subunit beta-1; amino-acid sequence: MTDSKYFTTTKKGEIFELKSELNNDKKEKKKEAVKKVIASMTVGKDVSALFPDVVNCMQTDNLELKKLVYLYLMNYAKSQPDMAIMAVNTFVKDCEDSNPLIRALAVRTMGCIRVDKITEYLCEPLRKCLKDEDPYVRKTAAVCVAKLYDISSSMVEDQGFLDQLKDLLSDSNPMVVANAVAALSEINEASQSGQPLVEMNSVTINKLLTALNECTEWGQVFILDSLANYSPKDEREAQSICERITPRLAHANAAVVLSAVKVLMKLLEMLSNDSDFCATLTKKLAPPLVTLLSSEPEVQYVALRNINLIVQKRPDILKHEMKVFFVKYNDPIYVKLEKLDIMIRLANQTNIAQVLSELKEYATEVDVDFVRKAVRAIGRCAIKVEPSAERCVSTLLDLIQTKVNYVVQEAIVVIKDIFRKYPNKYESIISTLCENLDTLDEPEARASMVWIIGEYAERIDNADELLDSFLEGFQDENAQVQLQLLTAVVKLFLKRPSDTQELVQHVLSLATQDSDNPDLRDRGFIYWRLLSTDPAAAKEVVLADKPLISEETDLLEPTLLDELICHISSLASVYHKPPTAFVEGRGAGVRKSLPNRAPAAGTAEPEAGGEAMVIPNQESLIGDLLSMDINAPAMPAAAPTTSNVDLLGGGLDILLGGGPTEPAAGGASSLLGDIFGLSGGALTAGVQIPKIVWLPAEKGKGLEIQGSFSRRNGEIFMDMTLTNKAMQPMSGFAIQLNKNSFGLMPASPMQVAPLPPNQTTEATLPLGTHGPVQRMEPLNNLQVAVKNNIDIFYFACLVHGNVLFAEDGQLDKRVFLNTWKEIPAANEVQYSLSGVIGTTDGIASKMTTNNVFTIAKRNVEGQDMLYQSLKLTNNIWVLLELKLQPGNPDATLSLKSRSVEVAPMIFAAYEAIIRSP
- the LOC105231993 gene encoding cytokine receptor → MKELLRYVSIATIVLCLANLANAFHEDDVGETRPPHVDVNVGGSANISCLINPNRFDDPCKLTFINQLTGQHVPDKDILVVNSSYIVYMFHSEREQSLRLLCKCDGDAIAESTIYVGTPPRDVNQFNCRSFDFEYMVCNFTQPENAVLTQYNLTYYINSPDYETPAYCNFDMKPLVVCNITAEHSYRPQVEEYHFKVHSINALGSYKQEFTINNLNVMVPARPGQDFHIIKLTTDSMDAIWSMPKYDSYTPNKHRGLQWEVLLQPDGFAVENISSQVRVMRVDGGCKLSLTELPYAHYSYELRLRVKVRTAVAGEDMWSQTFKYRFRTKPRVPDRPPRTDNGGFYINPLETEVRLYWEQLEKWEENGDNFTYIIRALEKAVNGQTRAPRRRQLEANFAIFEWHNNLHYTFEISSSNHMGESSTANVITIYPQTSRLAKHHTPHSIHNVYHETNRSYTLTWLPPQAQEGLQNYTVYWCYSKLAMPTDCRGSIHFRQVSSKTQRFATEPQSAEHDHSLTLAVSANYIDYNTGMHWTSCSVDVNADFEPMEPEILSISATELRVQWSSKTVCPSILSGYNLTYCEVANTPDTDSITPPSVESGLFEPFSSVKTVPAERAACVSDPTIITIDKNWNKYNITGLKPFTLYRLEMFMFSNVKAGKPNDQLLVRTLEAAPSPPRQLQVTELTNTSAKITWLAPSEANGYIRQYIVKLNNNEFVVNASRLDYADEISFVLENLTSFTSYKVFVIAVTRYKSNHSNDIHFTTYMSAPSKMAHSETITSNNKVQLKWFRPSQPGGRVDYYEVAVTVMRGDYVERRRIAVVFGTSCVLRVPACPDPDYQTNVEVRAINAGLIKNNEVNPKDVIAYQTEFDPDANNYEYNDEYACVGTDNPADVEREKAALMQYHKKDNYLLYKSDWYPLTSFGCSQRQLGKITVITLMIVCTSLMLMALMFFATKKWKMMSDIQCTLPAALVDAYLTKERNGGGGGGGGYNSNIVNCSSVGVVDFIATPTSRNINAQPLSDSNERLHIEEHHLLSRQQNDLGYMSGGLRFGRSISGLAETQNSENESGEEDLAYHKRDYLNSESSADSLIDSTSSSGGANSELGAQDAVPLQCIAEEPTGYVQAAQVQTGGVLGGYVMADNVQAWMQPKAPVQANATVTAPPSAHGYVQANTLIAAATEKNTAPPNNAFSGYISPTTLPQWPTQNTPGTTAAQSANESVGHNGYIKPTALSTPSAWAEPPQIGASGIEAGTNSDYINASDLRAAPAIWTEQKQQPKAAAGNNNGYITVDSLEAHKPKVTGAAISVNTNTSADDKAPTPGAAAGSQSNSAYVQPSTLQALLFNTPITASASDSHSPLNNANITNFSGYTTLDALGKLTPTQGAPTAHRPEQADTKPRLMGYVTQREMNEFGQQHRH